DNA from Calypte anna isolate BGI_N300 chromosome 6, bCalAnn1_v1.p, whole genome shotgun sequence:
TTGCCCAGCGCCAGGTGCAGAAGGTGAAGTTGCTGACAGGCACAGGTGAGCACTTGGGGGGGGAATTACTGCCACCCTGGGGTGCAAGGGCCAGGCTTTGGGGGACCCTGGGGTAGCTGTAGGTTCTGCTGACGcctctcctgtccccagggaaTGTCAATGTGACAGTGCCCAACTACACATCCGCTGCCCACAAGTTCCTGAGGGATTTCCGAACTGGGCTCCTGGGCAGGGTGACACTGGACTGAGACCTGTCCCATGAGGAGAAGGCACCACATGGACCCAGGAGGGCAGGGGATGGAGACAGGGATGTTCCCTGAAGACACCCCAGGACCCCATGGCACCTGGGGCTACCTTTGTGTGGAACTCCAGTATGTAATTAAAGCTGCTCTGAGGGGTGCCCCCCCTCTCAGCCTCCGGAGCTGGGGGTACAGGATCACCAGAGCAaggggagcagctgtgctgtggtgGCTGCCCCAGGGTGTCCCTATGCAAGGCCATGCTTTGGGGCACAGCTACTTCTTCCAGTCGGGACAAAACCCTCATGGAACAGTTTTCTCACTGTGGTCTTGGCCCTGTCTGGCCCCTCTCTCCTGAAATAAAGCCACGGTGGGCAAGGGTGAGGGCTGTCCCAGGTCCCCATCCCCAACCCCACATCCAGGCACTCGGGTGTTCCATCCAACTTTATTACcgcctcctccttctccaggcaggGCGAGTCCCTCGTTCGGAGCAGCGGGGGCGGCGCAGGCCGGGGGGCTTCGGCGGGGTCCTGCCCAGTGGTGCGGTGGGCACATCCCCGGGAGGTGCTGCGGGTGGCCGGGGCGGCGGCGTGAGCCGCGATGGGCAGTCACGGACGGAGGAGCGCGGCCAGCGGGCAGAGCCAGCGTGCGGCCCAGCCCGGCGAGCCGTGGGACGGAGCGGAGGAAGTCCAGTTGCCGCCGTGGTATTCGCCGTTCGCCTCCGGCTCTCCGGCCAGCCGGACCCGGCTCAGCGCggctcccgccgccgcccctgccgccgccgccgcggccACCCGCAGGGCCGCCCCGGACGAGCCGTATCGGGGCACCGCCGGCCTCACTCGGGCTCGGGCCGCCCCCCGGGCCGCCCCCCGAGCTGCTCCCCGGGCCCCGCCGCGCCCGCCCTTGCCTGCCGGCGTGTCGCAGAGGGCGGcggtgagcagcagcagcgccCAGCCGGCCGCCTCGCCCCGCCGCATCCCGCCGGACACCTGGGAGGCCttcggggggggggaggcgggggggaAAGACCGCGTCAGCGGCTGCTGCGGCTGTGCTACGCGTGTGTCACCCGTGGGTGCTTGGGTCGCGTATCGGTGTCAGTCATGCGGGAGCTGGGGCGCATCACGGGGCAGCCCATGCGGGGCACGCACACGCACACCGCCTCTCGCACCCCTGCCACGCTCACCCTGCAGCCAGGTACTGCAAACACGCAACGGGCACACCCGCGCCGTGACAGTCCCCGGGACCGCCTGTGCGTGACCGCGGGACGCGGGgcacacccccaccccctggACACGCCGCACCTCCGGGGGTCGCGGGCCCCGGGTCTCCAATACCTCTCTCCGCTTCCTCCGCTGCTCCCGGGCagccgcagccgccgccgcccctCTCCCTCCCCGACGCGCGGGGTCGCGCGCGTTGCGTTACGCGcggggggagaagggaggtggCATCACGGCGCCCACGCGGGGACGCCCATGGCGGGGCGCGGCTGGAGGGGACAGCGCCCACCCCACGGTACCGCTGAGGACCCCCggggctcctcctgctccaccaGGGGCGGGGCCTCCCCATCCCGGCCCATGGGGACGGTGGGCGGTGGGGCCCCCTGGGCCAATGGGCGCGGGGTGGGGCCGTGGCGGGGAACGGGGCGGGGTGAGGCCTGACCATTCCGCCGCGTTCCGCCATGGCTGCCGTGCTGCGCGGTGTCCTGCGCCCAGGAGCCGCCCGTCGCCGCCTGCTGCTCCCGTCGCCGCTCCGCCCCCTCCCCGGGGCGCGGTGCTGCAGCGCCGGTGAGGGGAAACGGGGGGCGGCAGCGCTGGTGAACTGACACGGGGAGGGCGGGGGGGTCTTTATGGGAGGCGCGGGGCAGCTGCGGCAAGACACGGCCCGTGTAGGGCACCGCACTTCGGGCTGCCAGCACCGGGCATCGGAGCCTTGCGGCAGTCTCGGGTCCTGACACCGGGTACCAGGTTCTCCGCCCTGTATGGGCACTGCGTGCCAAGGGCTCGGCACCGAGCCCCGGTGCCAGCACCAGACATGTCCTCAGCACTTAGCACGTGGGGCCCAAGACCGTGCTCCGGGGCCACGCTCCGGGGCCCAGCACCGCGCAGCGGCTGGCGCTGAGTGGTCTCTGGGCTGCCCTTCCGCTGGCCGCATGGCAACCGGAGTTCCTCGGCAGCTCCGGTCCCTGGCCCCGGAGTTGACGTCGCCGGTGACTGCTGTCACTCGCCCGCCACCCTGAAGGTCATCTTAAAATACCGCTCGCTGCCTGTGCCCGGGCTTCTCCGGACTGCCGGGAGCCGGAGGCTAACGGGGCTGTTGGGCAGGGGCCCCGTTCCAGTACCTGGCGGTGCAGAAGACGGGGGCGCGGCAGAGCGTGGGGGTGATCCGGCTGGAGCGGCCGCAGGCGCTGAACGCCCTCTGTGAGGGGCTGatgaaggagctggggcaggcGCTGGAGACCCTGGAGAATGACCCGCAGGTGGGCGCCATTGTCATCACCGGCAGCCAAAAAGCCTTTGCAGGTACGGCAAGGCACCCCTCGCCCTGGGTTTTGTGGGGAGCTACGGTTTCCTACTCTGCTTCCATTCGTAGCTGGAGCGGACATCAAGGAGATGCAGAATAAAAACTTCCAAGAGTGCTACAGTAGCAATTTCCTCGCTGGCTGGGACAAGGTTTCCACCGTCCGCAAACCCATCATTGCTGCCGTCAACGGCTATGCCGTgagtgccccccacccctcccttcctgCAACCCACAGTTCACCCTGACCCCCCAGCTCTATCCTAGCACCTCCTGACCCTCTTCGTTCCTCCCTGGTCCCAGCTGGGTGGTGGGTGTGAGCTGGCCATGATGTGTGACATCATCTATGCTGGGGAGAAAGCACAGTTCGGGCAACCCGAAATCCTGCTGGGGACCATCCCAGGTGAGTGAGGGGGGACCTGCGAAAGGGGACCATTTTGGCTGCAGCGTGGACACCCAAGTATCCCTCTCAGGACCTTTCCCTTCCCTAAATGGCTCCAGGTGCTGGAGGCACTCAGAGGCTGACCAGGGCAGTGGGCAAGTCTCTGGCAATGGAGATGATCCTCACTGGGGACCGGATTTCAGCAACAGAGGCAAAGGAGGCAGGTAGGGGTGTGGGCCAGACCTGGAAGCAAGGGGGTCCTGTGGGGAGCCACCCCACCACCTCCCACTGTCCGTCCTAGGCCTTGTCAGCAAGGTCTTCCctgtggagaagctgctggatgCAGCCATCGCCTGTGCTGAGAAGATTGCCAGTAACTCCAAGCTGGTGGCTGCCATGGCCAAGGAGTCGGTCAATGCTGGTAGGGATTGGGGAGCCCCTCCtagggggggctgtggggcccAGCAGTTGTGACCCCCTAACTTCTCCCTTGCCATCAGCCTTTGAGACAACGTTGGCAGAGGGCACCAAGACAGAGAAGCGCCTTTTCTATGCCACCTTTGCCACAGTGAGTAAGGGGGTTGGCCCCATAgttggggggagggaggcagcaggtcTTCCAGAGCTCCCTAGAGCCTCCCCTCTCTGTTCCTCTCAGGATGACCGCAAGGAGGGGATGACAGCATTCGTGGAGAAGCGCAAGGCAAACTTCACTGACAGCTGAGGCCAGGGAGGTGCCAGTGCCTGTGCCTGTGGCTGCCCCATGTTCCCACAGAGGGGATCTGTGACCCCAGGGGGTGagacaagcagcagcagggaccaCTTTTACTATTGCTATTAAAGGTTTTTTCTGGCATTGTTGGGAGCTGGGACCTCCTTGCTGTGGAGTCCCCTCCATGCTGGGAAATGTTGGGGTACACTGAAATCCCTCCTACTCCATCATGCTGCTTTCCAGTGCTGGACTGGCCAAGAGCAGCCTCATGGTGCACCAGGTCCAGGTGTTCccaggggaggggacagcctGCCACTTCTTGTGTGCAACACAGAAGTGATGAGTTTGCCCAGCCTCAGCCACACCTGAGGTTAGGGTGATTGCCTGAGTCATCCACCCTGAGGCATCATCCTTGCCCTGCATGGGATCTCAAGATGAGCCCAAGGGTGATCTGGGGGCCCTGCAATTAGTGATGGGTTTCTGGCAGCAAGGAGGAGCTCACCAGGTCCTGGAGGGGAGAATGGGTTTACTCAAGAGTTGGGAGGGAGAAACAGATAAGCCTCCTCAGGAACCATGGGGGGGGGCAGCTCCCACCCCTCATTTCACAGCTGAAGTCTGCTCAGCTGTGGTAGACATGGTCACGGTCCTcctctgggctgctctgcaCCTCTAGAGATAGCATCCAACGTGGCCCATGCACACCAGCTTCCATGCCATCGTCCTGGGGGTGGTAGAGGTGGTCACGGTCCTCCTCTGGTCCTTCCTGGACTTGAGGGCTCCATTGAGCCCgggtgctgctggagaagaCCTTTACACCTGGTTCCATCTTGTTGGTCACCTCACCTTCCTCTTTCAGTTCCACAGCTTGTACACCCAGGGCACTGTCAGGGGGGAACAAAAACAGCAAGTAAAGATCAAGGTGCCTAAGGGTTACCCACTAGGGTGCTGGGACCCTGTCAAGACCTCAGTCCCCTGGAGGCTGCAAATAGGGTCCTGAAGAACAAATGGGCTTATTTAGCTGCTTATCCCACTAACAGGCCAGAGGCATCTAGGACATGGTGCCACAGCAGGGAGCCACTTAATTTGGGGAACCCCTCTTCCACAAGGCAACAAGGGAAACTGATTCCCCCCTGAAATGCTTTTATGTATGTTGTTTTTTACAAGCCAGATGCAGGTGCCTCTTACTTTTCTTTGTTGGAATGCTGCTCCATGGCCATGACCTTCCCGATGTCACTGGGAGcctgtggggagagggggatGGCAGGGGTGGCCCAGACGGTGCGTGGGCCTCTCTGTGCCTGCTTCTCAGGGAGGGACAGTGGGGAGGGCTCACCTGGGTGCCCctggctgtgggcaggaggagagcagcacccagcaggacCACGATGCCGCAGAACCAGGTGGCTGGCAGGCTGGTGGTGAGATGGTAGAGGAGCTGTGTTGATACCGTGCTGCCTGTTGCCTGTCTGCACCCTGCACTCACAGCTTCTGCCTGTACCCACAGCACCAATGTCCAtctgcctgcaccctgctgcTCGCACCATCCGCCCGAAGCTCCTGCCGGTGCCTGCCTGCACACCTCCAAGTCCCTCCTGCCCCATGCCCCCGTTCTCCCGCAGGTTCTCACCGCTCcatggctgctgctcccccGAGCTCCACGCCCTGTCCCGCACTTTGCCCGCTAGCGGGTGCGGCCACCTCCTGGGCGGTGTAGGGTCAAGGTGTTGGTGCTGCTGAGGTAAACGGGACATAGGATTAACCCCATCGTGcaccgtgtgtgtgtgtatgtaggGGAGGTTGATCCCCTGAGCACCCCACAATCCTTATGCCCTGAGATGTGCAccctgcacacagcagctccCCCGTCCCCAAACTGGAGAGGAAAGTGATCGTCGGCGTTTGCCTTGGAATGGCAACCAAACGCCCACTGAGGTGTTGACATAAGGCGGGAGGAGGTGATACATCCTCAGAGCTGACATCCACAGGGGCTTGCTGTGTTATTGGAGCACAACCGGGCTTTTGTTAGCAGAGGATGTTGGAAGGAAGACGAGGCGGCTTTAGCTCAAAGAAGGGTTTGGAGAAActttgaagatcatccagtccaagcTAGACCAACCAGGTAGCTCAAAGCCCGGCCCAAGCTGGCCTTGAACTGAGGGGAAGCACATCTGCCCTCTGAAATCTGCCTGCCATGGGGCAGTGGCTGCCAACACGCCTGGGCTGAAGCCCTCTCCAAGGAGATGGATTGTCCCCAGAGAGGGCTGGAGGGAGATAAGGCaagcagagggggaaggggcAAGTAATGCCCACACCCTGCAGGCAGAGCCTTTCCCAAATTGGTCAGCACCCAGCAGTGACACAACCACACCAAGTCAGTTTTAATAAACCTAGCAGGGGAGGAGCCTCCTCTTAGCACGTACTCTTAGCACGTACTCTTAGGCCATACTCCTGGATTTGGGAGTTCTCCTGGTTGTACTGCAAAGCTTGGAACCCTCTTGCAACTCCAAAAATGgcactgcagagccagcaggtcCATGTCCGCTTGCTAACGCATGATCTCTGTGGGGGATGCACTCTGGTTCCTATACCTGAAATGCCTCCTGTGAGGATGGGGAGTCCCTGGAAGCTTCGCAGCAAGGTGGTGGCCTCTGGTGTGGAGCTGCTCTCTCTTGCTCTGTGAAGAGAACActcttctgccttctctgctgATGCAGGTACCAATGACTTGCTCCTGCCGTGGGGCTGAGCTCCCCCAGGTCAGCTGCAGACCTTCCCCTTGCTGATGCCACATATGTGCACGATTGTGCTGTCTGCACTGTGCACATTTGCAGTGCATACACATGCTCTGCACTGTGCTGTACTTTCACTGTGCCTGTGCTGTGTGCCCCGTGTTTGCACACGTTCATGTGCGTGCATGTGCAGCTGCATGCCATGCACATGTATCACACTCCTGTGCATCTTGGGCCATGTGCATGTCTGCCTGCAAAAGCCTGTATCTGCTGTGCATGCTTTTACACACGCTCAGGGTGTGTTCATGTGTGTGTGCTCCCTGAGTCCTGCTTTGTGCTGGCATTTGCTCACACATGGTTGGTTGCTCAGGTGTGCATAGGTGTACCTCTGTCTGACCAGTGTGTGTCCAGCTGGACACTGATGGGCAACTCCATCTACTCCTGCCTGCACAAACAAGCAAGGGGTTGGAAAATCTTTCTTATGACAAATGCCACAAGGGAAAAACAAGGATTTTTGAAAGCCACCAGCTGGGAAAGACTTGCCCGTGGACTCTGGCACAAGTCAGTAACCACGCAGAGAGCTCCTCATAAGCTGAGGCTGCAatggcaattttattttttactagcAAAGATAAACAATCAGAGACCTGGAGTCCAAGGCAAAGGAAGGGATTTCCATGTGCAAACTCTCTCCAGGAGATCAGGCTGGGCTGCTACTGCCTCCAGAACCATGGGGCCTGCCTCACATTGCCAGTGATTCCAGTGGGGGAAATAACTGGGACTATTGGGTGTGTACTGGTGTGCACTAGGGGGGGGTgggtgcagggatggggctccACAAGACAGCTCATTGGGGTGTCTTGTGCCCTGGccagctgcttccctccctctctccctcctcctgcccctctgagctggcagctggcactCCCCCATGCCCACAgtgcctggagctgcctgctctccttccagcagccaTCCTGCCCTGAGAGTTTGCCAGCCAGAGACAGCTCTTGCTGGAGGCTGAGGAGCAAAGGACTCAGGCCAGATAAGCCAGCTCAGTTTCCAACAGATGGAAGCATTTCAAAAACCCCATGGAAATCTATGTCTCTGTCAGTATCATTCCCTGCTCTTATGTGCAAGGATTATTTCAAAGCTCTTTTTATCCCTTGTTTCAGAAAGgggcaaaggaaagaaaacaattataGATTCTAAATTTCTTGGATAAACAACATTCCAGCAACCTCTTTATGTCCCTTTATGGGCAACTCTGAAGTGTCAAAGTTCAGCATCCTGTTGAGACCTGGCAGCAGCATGCTAAGCCTGGCTCTGTGTTTCTACTCAATCTTTTCTCCTGGCAGGATGAGAGTAAAAAGGGAAAGATGAGGAACAATTGCCTCCATCTCAACCAGATTTTGGGGTTGTCTGGAACAAAGGGAAGCTCGCTCTTCACACCTGCCTCTGTCTATGCTTCAAAACACCATTTACATTCTCCACAAAGCAATTCAgtaaaaattccttttatttattcacCTAACTGGAAGCCACTCTATTTTAAGTTCCTATGGAAGTGAGCTGCAAGGCACCCCTGTGCTCTTCCTGGCTTGGTCAAACCTTTTGCATGGaccaaggagcagagcagacttcagagagatggagaaggtCAGAATTAGGGAccaacactttttttctgttttctttttgtctgtggTTACAGCTTCCATACAGCAAGAACATTTTGTCTTGGAATTTATTGAATCTATTTGTTCCCcccaaaagcataaaaaataaatctgcatagtctcagctccagcagcatttCACCTCTCACCTCCATGTTGCAGCactctgctgcaggctgggacACTTTctgtgagcagctgctgtggagcTTAACCTGCCCCATGCCTGCTTGCTGTCCCAGGGgctttctctgcagctttttgAGAGCACTGCaagaatgaaacaaataaattcaCCTCAACAGCACTGTCACTGTTAACTCAGCATTCTTTATTAGGAGCATTGGGAACGGAAGGGAGATTTCTCCACCCTGTGTGGTTCTTAAGACAAAAGCTTTAGGTGGTTTATATTACACAAGGGAATTATTTTCCAGAAACTGATTAACATGAAATATCTGTTCATTAACAAATGGTTACATCATACTGAGGACTATGGTGCAGTCTCTGTTGGCATCTGGCAGTCTCTCTGGTGGTCGTTTACTTCCCCTGGTAGTCTCCCAGTCTTTGTCACTGTGTCTGCTAGTTAAACTCAATCTTTACACATGCTCAGTCCATCCTTTGTCCTCACTGTCCTTACATACCTGAGACCTGATCTGTCCAGATGTTACTTTCCTTATCAGTCCCATTCCAAGGGACTGTGGTCCAAGTCTGCCTCCTTATTTATCCATTATACATCTTTGGCAACTACAAAGGGATTTAGGCTCAACAGCTTACACTGCCCAGAACCGGTGTCTTCTGCTCGTGTGATTACACTTCCTCACCTTCTACACACCTCCCTACCATCAGTTAAGTTATATATTCTAATTAGGGCCATAACTCAAAGCACGTTTCCAATCATACAAAAAGCCTGGCTAGGCAATATTTGTGTTTAGCAGAGGGGCctttcaagaaaatgaaaaaaatttaactgaTCCTCAGGATTTTGATTCTTCACTGAAcaagcagggctggcagagaaGAGTAACActctgcaggaagaggaaacaGTGTGTCCTGTTCCGTAGTAACCCTGCTGCCATTTCTGACAGCCATTCCTTGCAGGTTTTCTACAAAGTCTGTGAAATGCCCAGAGCTGCCTGGAGTTCAGAACAGCATTTGCCATTTCCATGCTCAGGCAAGACAGAACCTTCTATCTGGAAAGTCACTGCTGGCCAGTACAGTCCTGGCACTTATGACACACAAAACCTCACAGCACACAGGCAGGAGAATTTATCCTTTGATTTCAGTGGGGATCAGAAAAGAGACTGTGTCTCAAGAAGGGTAAACATAAGCACAGTCAGCTCTGAAATGCTGCCAAAGGGAGGTGATAGAGGGAAAGGGACTCAGCAAAGCACCTCCCAAGGCACTGATGTGTAACAAACTGCTGCTGCACAGTCCCTGTTTTCACCCTTTGCCTTCCCTCACATGCAGCTGTGGATATCCCTGCTTGGCCATGGTAGCATCACTCATCCCTGTGGGTGGCAGTGGCTGATGCACCCTCATCTCTCACACACGTCTGGTGCACTGACCTTCAGACTTTCTTCCTTGGTCCCTTAAATCCTCGGGTGGCACCCTGTCCAAAGCAAATTGTGGATGGGATCCTGGAAAGGGAGACATGCACAAATCAGCAACCCACCCCTCATAGGACCACCAGGACACTTCATGCTTTGTGTAGCATTTCAGGCTCTTAGAGTGGTATTGGAGGAGCAGGACATTGGAATCagcaaagcaatttaaaaaactgGTGAAACAATGGTCTGCTTTCCTATTTATTCTGCACATTCCCTTCATGTTCTGGAGGCTTCTCCTCTCTTTACAGCTGGGTGTAAGGTGTTACAAAACAGAACATGCCACCAGGCAGTTGCAGTGGTTTGCTGTGGGAGCACAAAGTTGTGAAGAGCAGAACAGACTTTCAAGCACCCCAGTGAATCCAAGGGATGGTGTATTTCTGGTTTATAAACTGTTATGCTGGACAAAgcagtgaattttaaaatgtctcctgCTTAAGTATCTTGTCAGACAAACCATTACATGCAAAAGCAGATCCAACCAGCTGTACTACAGCATGAACACTGTCAAGAGTCTCCAAGTCACTGTAAGCCCTGATCAGTGACATTCCCCTTGTTTCACTGAGGCAGAGTGGAATGCTGATGCCAGAAAAGGTAAGAGGGAGCTGAGGACAGAAGTGGCTTTCCCTAGGCAGTGCAGTCTTGGGCTCATCATGCTGCTTCCTGACCGCCAACATATCAGAGAGGTGGCAAAATCAAGCTGCATGAATCCCTTTGTTAACTCAAATAGGTAAGACTGTGTTAACCTTTATGATGACAGATTATTGCAATTATGAGTAAAATAACActgctctctgtgctgggattttttgtaaagattttatgtaaaaaaaaaaaagtaaatggcAAAACCCAAGGTTCAGAGCAGGATGTGCCCCTGCTTTATTTGTGCCTTGTCCTGTGACTACATGGGAGCACAGACAGTGAAACacaccagctcagctcagcaagGATGGGTAAGGGTTACAAAGGTGGAACAAaacttttttcagtcttttcaggACAGAGTTCTTCTCTGCAGAGAACTGTGCTGTTCTGCATTACCCTGAGAAGAGACCATGAAAACTGGCTGACATGACTTCCATGGCATACACACACCCCATCCTTCCTTAacctttcatcttttaaaaatggcttttaaaacaGAGGTGGAAACCCTGCCTCTTTTATCTTCAACACAGAAACACCCTGAGCTATGCTGCCCTAAGCACTGCACAATACAATTAAGATGACACAGTCCCAGTCCCAGTCCCAGAAGCTTTTGCCCATGGAGGGCAACACAGACCTGGATTTATAGAGTCGTTTCTCTGGCACTGAGGagccagggctggctgcaggcTGAGGGATCTCCATGTTTTCACTGGGCCCTACTTCCATGGGATCCACTTGGAACTGCTCTGATGTCTCCACAGTCACATCCATTGGCACACTGTCACCCTGCTTCATGGGAGAGCTCACGTCCTTGGGgccactgcagaaaaaatttTACACCCTTTCTCAGCAGCTGCCAAATAAGCCCAGAGTGAAGGAACTGAAAGGTACTTCATGAGGGAACAGGAGAGTTACTGTATGGAGGCACAGGGCTGTGGTTGTGCAAagccccagagcagcccaggggctgctggagagctgtgtGACAAAGAGAAGATCCCACTAGCCTGAGTATTCAGGGATGCTGCATTACAGTACACAGCTTTGTCCCCAAACTCTTTCTTCAGTCCATAAAGTGTAACTCACTCAACAGGCTCAGAGGGATGGTCTACAGGGTTCACACCAGTCCATACAAGCAAGCTTTAAAAGACTTCACAGCCCCAGAGCTCTGTCCCTTCAGGCACCCAACCCAGGGCCACACCACCCTGGCCAGGCAAGACATTTTCTCTCCATCCCATCACCCAAGTCTGTGAGGTGTTAAACAAGATCAATTCTTCGCCTTCTGGTGAGGAAAACACTTGAAATGAGTGGCCAGTTGAGAAAGCCATTCACGAAACTTAGAAAACTTTCCTTTGTTCTACTCGTGCTTCTGGGTAGTGGGAATATTGCAAAGGTTCAAAGCAGGAAACATGCACATAGAGACATGGACAGACACTGGGGCTTTGTGTTTGCACTTGAGATGGCAtgaaaggagcagagcctggagccagagggggagagaaaaaaggaacatttcaaCATTTAGATGAAGTAAAAGAAAGACTTGTCACAGAAAGACTTACAAGTTTACCTGTACACATTTCTGAGCCTCTTAGGCTATAGACTTATTTGCTTATTCTGGAAAGGGAGTGTAacagcagagaagcaaaacatCACCTCTATAGGGCAGAAAACCAGTTGTGTGCTGTGGCAGCCCTGCAGTTACCTTTTCACTTTCTTTGGTTTATCAAACCGGAAGTTGGCAGGGTAAAGGTGAACGGTGATCAAGTGATCCTTTCTGTCCTTGCTGCTCTTGAACTTCTCTGTGCAGCCTTCTACCAAACACTTGTACTGAttggcaaggggaaaaaaaaaataaataaaaggacaTGATTGGAAAAGGGCAAGTGTCATTAGCTGTGGACTCAGATGCCCTCCCCAGACAATCAGTATCTAAAGGTGCCAGCCCATGAGTAAAGGGCTGGCCACACAACTCACCATGTTCTGCTTCTCAGCCATTATCTGGAAGAGGGAGTCATGCCACTCCAAGATGTGAATATCCAAGAGATGCCCTGAAGGGAAGGAGCGCTTGCAGTAGGAGCAGACATTCCTGTGCAGTGTGTTGTAGTGGTGCTCAAAGCCCTCCAGTGTGTCAAACAcctggcagcacccagagaTGTGACAACTGAATTCGGACACCCTGCAGGGAAATTACAACATCCACAATTAAAAGTACATTAGAGCCTTAATTTAAGCTGCATTTATACCTCTAGGTGACTACATTTACTTGTGgcatttttttgtgaagaatacttaaatgaaatgaaagattaCAGAACAGAGATTACGATGGTACCAGCAGCTGGAAACTTATTTTCTGTTCCAGCTTGACCATCCCATATGTTATTGTCTTCTGAAGTGGTGCTTTGATTAAGAACAAACACCAAGAAGCAATGTGAGAAATAAGCTTAAATTCGCAGCTGTGGATTAAAATTTTGTGCCAATGCTGTTTAGCAAGCACCTAAAGGATAACCTCACACAGTCCTCAAAGTATTTTTACTCAATTTTATACAGGTGAGtaaagttttaaagaaagatgaagattCTACTCCAGGCTCAGCCTTCCTAATTGGGGGCGTCTGCACCACACTGTTTTGGCTGGGTACACAACACTTGAATTCCCTTGTTTGGCTGCAATCCCAATTTCTGGACATCTTACAGATGCCTCATCTGCTAAGGGGAACTCTTGGTGAAATGACATCACCTCCAGCAAGCAAAAGAAGTCTGTATTTAGACAGACAGCTGGCTGGAGCATAAAGTAAGGACTTTGAGCCTTTTCAGCAGGACGCTGAGGTTTACAAACTAAATCCCTGCATTTTCCTTCCCAAACTGTTTTGCCAttcatctgtgt
Protein-coding regions in this window:
- the ECHS1 gene encoding enoyl-CoA hydratase, mitochondrial, which produces MAAVLRGVLRPGAARRRLLLPSPLRPLPGARCCSAGAPFQYLAVQKTGARQSVGVIRLERPQALNALCEGLMKELGQALETLENDPQVGAIVITGSQKAFAAGADIKEMQNKNFQECYSSNFLAGWDKVSTVRKPIIAAVNGYALGGGCELAMMCDIIYAGEKAQFGQPEILLGTIPGAGGTQRLTRAVGKSLAMEMILTGDRISATEAKEAGLVSKVFPVEKLLDAAIACAEKIASNSKLVAAMAKESVNAAFETTLAEGTKTEKRLFYATFATDDRKEGMTAFVEKRKANFTDS
- the LOC115598532 gene encoding proline-rich acidic protein 1-like yields the protein MERLPATWFCGIVVLLGAALLLPTARGTQAPSDIGKVMAMEQHSNKENALGVQAVELKEEGEVTNKMEPGVKVFSSSTRAQWSPQVQEGPEEDRDHLYHPQDDGMEAGVHGPRWMLSLEVQSSPEEDRDHVYHS
- the ZNF511 gene encoding zinc finger protein 511 encodes the protein MLPLPPGLHRYLREESAQLPAPPALVSVPVSVAPPFAFAPRRLRLGLHHPLLEDGDVHRHLYLQGVLAGVSEVAERPKVSEFSCHISGCCQVFDTLEGFEHHYNTLHRNVCSYCKRSFPSGHLLDIHILEWHDSLFQIMAEKQNMYKCLVEGCTEKFKSSKDRKDHLITVHLYPANFRFDKPKKVKSGPKDVSSPMKQGDSVPMDVTVETSEQFQVDPMEVGPSENMEIPQPAASPGSSVPEKRLYKSRIPSTICFGQGATRGFKGPRKKV